Proteins found in one Lutimonas zeaxanthinifaciens genomic segment:
- the argH gene encoding argininosuccinate lyase — MKLWDKGFSTDKKIDLFTVGNDRELDLVLAKYDVEGSLAHAKMLHKIGLLSDEEIESVKKELEVISNQIKKGEFEIEESFEDVHSKVEYLLTQKLGDTGKKIHTARSRNDQVLVDVHLYLRDELKEIRGLVNDFFELLLELSDKHKEVLLPGYTHFQVAMPSSFGMWFSAYAESLIDDVYMINAAYRVVDQNPLGSAAGYGSSFPIDRDFTTEAMEFAELKVNSVAAQMSRGKTERNVAFAMSSLAGTLSKFAMDICLYMSQNFGFVSFPDELTTGSSIMPHKKNPDVFELIRGKCNRIQSLPYELTMIINNLPSGYHRDLQLLKEGLIPGIQTLKSCLEMFTFSLKNIQVNKEVVDQKIYDYLFTVEEVNQLVQEGTPFRDAYKIVGAKVNKGEFQPVKKVSHSHVGSIGNLGLDRIRQKMVKANASHK, encoded by the coding sequence GGCTCATGCAAAAATGCTCCATAAAATAGGCCTATTATCCGATGAGGAAATCGAATCGGTAAAAAAGGAACTTGAAGTTATTTCAAATCAAATCAAAAAAGGAGAATTTGAGATCGAGGAGAGTTTTGAGGATGTACATTCAAAAGTTGAGTATCTGCTGACCCAAAAACTCGGAGATACAGGAAAGAAAATCCATACGGCAAGATCCCGAAATGATCAGGTCCTGGTGGATGTTCATTTATATCTTAGGGATGAGTTGAAGGAAATCAGAGGTTTGGTAAATGATTTTTTTGAACTTTTACTGGAGCTGTCGGATAAGCATAAAGAAGTTCTTTTACCAGGATATACACATTTTCAGGTAGCCATGCCTTCATCTTTTGGTATGTGGTTTTCTGCCTATGCTGAGAGTCTTATTGATGATGTTTATATGATCAATGCGGCTTATAGAGTGGTTGATCAGAATCCTTTAGGTTCGGCTGCGGGCTATGGGAGTTCTTTTCCCATAGACAGAGATTTTACCACCGAGGCAATGGAGTTTGCCGAGTTAAAGGTCAATTCCGTTGCGGCTCAGATGAGCAGGGGTAAAACGGAGAGAAATGTGGCCTTTGCAATGAGTTCTCTCGCAGGAACTTTGTCGAAATTTGCCATGGATATTTGTTTGTATATGAGTCAGAACTTTGGATTTGTTTCATTTCCGGATGAATTAACCACGGGATCCAGTATCATGCCGCATAAAAAGAATCCGGATGTTTTTGAATTGATTCGAGGGAAATGCAATAGAATTCAGAGCTTACCCTATGAATTAACCATGATCATTAATAATCTTCCCAGTGGTTATCACAGAGACCTTCAGTTGCTCAAAGAGGGGCTGATACCCGGAATCCAAACTTTAAAATCCTGCCTGGAGATGTTTACTTTTTCGTTAAAAAATATTCAAGTGAACAAGGAAGTTGTAGATCAGAAAATTTATGATTATCTGTTCACGGTTGAAGAAGTGAATCAGCTGGTTCAGGAAGGTACACCCTTCAGAGATGCCTATAAAATTGTAGGAGCAAAAGTGAACAAAGGTGAGTTTCAACCTGTGAAAAAGGTGTCACATTCGCATGTAGGTAGTATAGGGAATCTGGGTCTTGACAGAATCCGACAGAAGATGGTCAAAGCCAATGCCAGTCATAAATAG